In Kitasatospora sp. NBC_00240, the following are encoded in one genomic region:
- a CDS encoding LysR family transcriptional regulator — MSRIKRRGYDMWERLETRIFLTLAEELHFGRTAERLGITTGRVSQVIGKLERRIGGTLFERTSRSVRLSAVGRQLADDLAPLVAGMEQALRRAADAARGVTGELRVAFLGEWTAPVLLKAVALFTERHPECRVDVREVQLSNSRASLLDGSVDVLIASYPFDGMACGPVLLTEPRVLAVSAGHPLAGEESVSVEVLAEHPVIQYPAVTSAAFKRDRTPDRTPAGRPVPAGPAGGTFSEMLTLVAMGRGVLPVGAHSRQYYPRPDVAYVPIRDAPPIERGPVWLEGNTTARVREFVRAAADAAGGPAGPGATARS; from the coding sequence TTGAGCAGGATTAAACGACGGGGGTACGACATGTGGGAGCGGCTGGAGACCCGGATCTTCCTGACGCTGGCCGAGGAGCTGCACTTCGGCCGGACCGCCGAGCGGCTGGGGATCACCACCGGCCGGGTCAGCCAGGTGATCGGGAAGCTGGAGCGCCGGATCGGCGGCACCCTGTTCGAGCGCACCAGCCGCAGCGTCCGGCTGAGCGCGGTCGGCCGGCAGCTGGCGGACGACCTGGCCCCCCTGGTGGCCGGCATGGAGCAGGCCCTGCGGCGGGCCGCCGACGCGGCCCGGGGCGTCACGGGCGAGCTGCGGGTGGCCTTCCTCGGCGAGTGGACGGCGCCGGTGCTGCTCAAGGCGGTCGCGCTGTTCACCGAGCGTCACCCCGAGTGCCGGGTGGACGTGCGGGAGGTGCAGTTGTCCAACTCCCGGGCAAGCCTGCTGGACGGCTCGGTCGACGTACTGATCGCCTCCTACCCGTTCGACGGGATGGCCTGCGGGCCGGTGCTGCTGACGGAGCCAAGGGTGCTGGCGGTGTCCGCCGGGCACCCGCTGGCCGGCGAGGAGTCGGTGTCCGTCGAGGTGCTGGCGGAGCACCCGGTGATCCAGTACCCGGCGGTGACCTCCGCCGCCTTCAAGCGGGACCGTACGCCGGACCGTACGCCGGCCGGCCGCCCGGTGCCGGCCGGCCCGGCCGGCGGGACCTTCTCCGAGATGCTCACCCTGGTCGCCATGGGCAGGGGCGTCCTGCCGGTCGGCGCCCACTCCCGGCAGTACTACCCGCGTCCTGACGTCGCCTACGTGCCGATCCGGGACGCCCCGCCGATCGAGCGCGGTCCGGTCTGGCTGGAGGGCAACACCACCGCGCGGGTACGCGAGTTCGTCCGGGCGGCGGCGGACGCCGCGGGCGGGCCGGCGGGCCCGGGGGCGACAGCCCGGAGCTGA
- a CDS encoding VOC family protein, giving the protein MPNLRVKAFDHLVLNVQDVERALDFYLGPLGLEPVRVDEWRAGKAPFPSVRITPETIIDLVDGARGESNVDHICLTVEPLDWQEVIDSGTFTVLEGPVGRYGARGSATSVYVQDPDGNTVELRWYPQDAGA; this is encoded by the coding sequence ATGCCGAACCTTCGCGTGAAGGCCTTCGACCACCTCGTCCTCAACGTCCAGGACGTCGAGCGGGCGCTGGACTTCTACCTCGGCCCGCTCGGCCTGGAGCCGGTCCGGGTCGACGAGTGGCGCGCCGGCAAGGCGCCGTTCCCCTCGGTCCGGATCACCCCGGAGACCATCATCGACCTGGTGGACGGCGCCCGGGGCGAGTCCAACGTCGACCACATCTGCCTCACCGTGGAGCCCCTGGACTGGCAGGAGGTCATCGACTCGGGCACCTTCACCGTCCTGGAAGGGCCGGTCGGCCGCTACGGCGCCCGCGGCAGCGCCACCTCGGTCTACGTCCAGGACCCGGACGGCAACACCGTCGAGCTCCGCTGGTACCCGCAGGACGCCGGCGCCTGA
- the thiC gene encoding phosphomethylpyrimidine synthase ThiC, giving the protein MTMFETPEKSAQSPAGGAAGSPVSSAASGYPTPAWRKAYREGSRPDLRVPYREVVLTNGGSVPLYDTSGPYTDPSYEPDVRRGLPALRDAWIRQRGDVEEYDGREARPEDDGIKHTSPRGGDLRNLDAVFPGRPRRPLRGRDGAAVTQLAYARRGIVTPEMEFIALREGLEAEFVRSEVARGRAVIPLNVNHPEVEPAIIGTNFLVKINANIGNSAVTSSIEEEVEKMTWATRWGADTVMDLSTGRNIHTTREWILRNSPVPIGTVPLYQALEKVDGKAEELSWDVYRDTVIEQCEQGVDYMTVHAGVLLRYVPMTARRKTGIVSRGGSIMAAWCLAHHRENFLYTNFEELCDILASYDVTFSLGDGLRPGSTADANDQAQFAELQTLGELGRIARDRDVQVMIEGPGHVAMNKIKENMDLQKEICDEAPFYTLGPLTTDVAPGYDHITSGIGAAMIAWWGTAMLCYVTPKEHLGLPNRDDVKTGVITYKIAAHAADLAKGHPGASDWDDALSDARFEFRWEDQFNLALDPETARAFHDETLPAEPAKTAHFCSMCGPKFCSMKISQKIRDEHGDGSTAVATEFDPEAAAGMAAMSAEFAAKGNRVYLPLAD; this is encoded by the coding sequence ATGACCATGTTCGAAACACCGGAGAAGTCTGCCCAGAGCCCGGCGGGCGGCGCGGCCGGCAGCCCGGTCAGCAGCGCGGCCAGCGGCTACCCGACCCCCGCCTGGCGCAAGGCCTACCGTGAGGGATCCCGCCCCGACCTGCGGGTTCCGTACCGCGAGGTGGTCCTCACCAACGGCGGGAGCGTCCCGCTGTACGACACCTCGGGCCCGTACACCGACCCCTCGTACGAGCCGGACGTCCGGCGCGGCCTGCCGGCCCTGCGCGACGCGTGGATCCGCCAGCGCGGCGACGTCGAGGAGTACGACGGCCGCGAGGCCCGCCCGGAGGACGACGGGATCAAGCACACCTCGCCGCGCGGCGGGGACCTGCGCAACCTCGACGCCGTCTTCCCCGGCCGCCCGCGCCGCCCGCTGCGCGGCCGCGACGGCGCGGCCGTCACCCAGCTCGCCTACGCGAGGCGCGGGATCGTCACGCCGGAGATGGAGTTCATCGCCCTGCGGGAGGGCCTGGAGGCGGAGTTCGTCCGCTCCGAGGTGGCCCGCGGCCGGGCGGTGATCCCGCTGAACGTGAACCACCCGGAGGTCGAGCCGGCGATCATCGGCACCAACTTCCTGGTGAAGATCAACGCCAACATCGGCAACTCCGCGGTCACCTCCTCGATCGAGGAGGAGGTGGAGAAGATGACCTGGGCGACCCGCTGGGGCGCCGACACCGTGATGGACCTCTCCACCGGCCGCAACATCCACACCACCCGTGAGTGGATCCTGCGCAACTCGCCCGTCCCGATCGGCACCGTGCCGCTGTACCAGGCGCTGGAGAAGGTCGACGGCAAGGCGGAGGAGCTGAGCTGGGACGTCTACCGCGACACCGTGATCGAGCAGTGCGAGCAGGGCGTCGACTACATGACCGTGCACGCCGGCGTGCTGCTTCGGTACGTGCCGATGACGGCCCGGCGCAAGACCGGCATCGTCTCGCGCGGCGGCTCGATCATGGCGGCCTGGTGCCTGGCCCACCACCGGGAGAACTTCCTCTACACCAACTTCGAGGAGCTCTGCGACATCCTCGCGAGCTACGACGTCACCTTCTCGCTCGGTGACGGCCTGCGCCCCGGTTCCACCGCGGACGCCAACGACCAGGCGCAGTTCGCCGAACTGCAGACCCTCGGCGAGCTCGGCCGGATCGCCCGGGACCGGGACGTCCAGGTGATGATCGAGGGCCCCGGCCACGTCGCGATGAACAAGATCAAGGAGAACATGGATCTCCAGAAGGAGATCTGCGACGAGGCGCCGTTCTACACCCTCGGCCCGCTCACCACCGACGTCGCCCCCGGCTACGACCACATCACCTCGGGCATCGGCGCGGCGATGATCGCCTGGTGGGGCACGGCGATGCTCTGCTACGTCACGCCCAAGGAGCACCTGGGCCTGCCCAACCGGGACGACGTGAAGACCGGCGTCATCACCTACAAGATCGCCGCGCACGCCGCCGACCTGGCCAAGGGCCACCCCGGCGCCAGCGACTGGGACGACGCGCTCTCGGACGCCCGGTTCGAGTTCCGCTGGGAGGACCAGTTCAACCTGGCCCTCGACCCGGAGACGGCCCGGGCCTTCCACGACGAGACGCTGCCGGCGGAGCCCGCCAAGACGGCGCACTTCTGCTCGATGTGCGGCCCGAAGTTCTGTTCGATGAAGATCTCCCAGAAGATCCGCGACGAGCACGGAGACGGATCGACGGCGGTGGCGACGGAGTTCGACCCGGAGGCGGCGGCCGGCATGGCCGCGATGTCGGCCGAGTTCGCCGCCAAGGGCAACCGGGTGTACCTGCCGTTGGCGGACTGA
- a CDS encoding flotillin family protein, translated as MLIGIAGAAVASIIILIVLFKLMWRVAEPNEALIISGSKHRAEGVGEGLGFRVVTGRGTLVTPGVQVVRKLSLDLNEADLDVECVTSQGIPVHVKGVVIFKVGDDTVSIANAARRFLDQQAMMGHRVHNVFAGHLRSIVGGLTVEDMIRDRERLTGETRAASGTEMEKLGLIIDSLQIQEILDPTGYIQNLAAPHAARVMRDARIAQAEADRQATEAEQEAFARKAEATRNSGIQQAGYQAEMETATARAMQAGPLAQAASRQEVVVQETKVAELEAHRKEQQLQADVRKPADARAYETRTKADADRDARISAAQAQAKETELKAAAEANRVKIAALAEAEATKARGLASADATRATGQAEAAAAEAKGLAAAEAARALGLAEAEAIKARAAALAENQEAVVAQQLAENWPEIVRAGAEAFGNVEHMVLLNGAEGMGEMFAKALTMGGTGLGLARQLLGTMNGAAGGAELPAQPGAERPRAQAVPVQDA; from the coding sequence ATGCTCATCGGCATCGCAGGGGCGGCCGTCGCCTCGATCATCATCCTGATCGTGCTCTTCAAGCTCATGTGGCGGGTCGCCGAGCCCAACGAGGCACTGATCATCTCCGGGTCCAAGCACCGCGCCGAGGGAGTCGGTGAGGGGCTGGGGTTCCGGGTCGTCACCGGCCGCGGGACGCTCGTCACCCCGGGCGTCCAGGTCGTCCGCAAGCTGTCGCTGGACCTCAACGAGGCCGACCTCGACGTCGAGTGCGTGACCTCGCAGGGGATCCCGGTGCACGTCAAGGGCGTTGTGATCTTCAAGGTGGGCGACGACACGGTGTCGATCGCCAACGCCGCCCGCCGCTTCCTGGACCAGCAGGCGATGATGGGCCACCGCGTCCACAACGTCTTCGCCGGCCATCTGCGCTCCATCGTCGGCGGGCTGACCGTCGAGGACATGATCCGCGACCGCGAGCGGCTCACCGGGGAGACCCGGGCCGCCTCCGGCACGGAGATGGAGAAGCTGGGCCTGATCATCGACTCGCTGCAGATCCAGGAGATCCTGGACCCGACCGGGTACATCCAGAACCTCGCCGCCCCGCACGCCGCCCGGGTCATGCGGGACGCCCGGATCGCCCAGGCCGAGGCGGACCGCCAGGCCACCGAGGCCGAGCAGGAGGCGTTCGCCCGCAAGGCCGAGGCCACCCGCAACAGCGGCATCCAGCAGGCCGGCTACCAGGCCGAGATGGAGACCGCGACGGCCCGCGCCATGCAGGCCGGCCCGCTCGCCCAGGCCGCCTCCCGCCAGGAGGTCGTGGTCCAGGAGACCAAGGTCGCCGAGCTGGAGGCGCACCGCAAGGAGCAGCAGCTGCAGGCGGACGTCCGCAAGCCCGCCGACGCCCGCGCGTACGAGACCCGGACCAAGGCCGACGCCGACCGCGACGCCCGGATCTCGGCCGCCCAGGCCCAGGCCAAGGAGACCGAGCTGAAGGCCGCCGCCGAGGCGAACCGGGTGAAGATCGCGGCCCTCGCCGAGGCCGAGGCCACCAAGGCCAGGGGCCTGGCCTCCGCGGACGCGACCCGGGCCACCGGCCAGGCGGAGGCCGCCGCCGCCGAGGCCAAGGGCCTGGCGGCGGCGGAGGCCGCCCGGGCGCTCGGCCTGGCCGAGGCCGAGGCGATCAAGGCCCGCGCGGCCGCCCTGGCGGAGAACCAGGAGGCCGTGGTCGCCCAGCAACTCGCCGAGAACTGGCCGGAGATCGTCCGGGCCGGGGCCGAGGCGTTCGGCAACGTCGAGCACATGGTGCTGCTCAACGGCGCCGAGGGGATGGGCGAGATGTTCGCCAAGGCGCTGACCATGGGCGGGACGGGCCTCGGCCTGGCCCGCCAGCTGCTGGGGACGATGAACGGGGCCGCCGGCGGCGCCGAGCTCCCCGCGCAGCCGGGCGCGGAGCGCCCCCGCGCGCAGGCGGTCCCGGTCCAGGACGCCTGA